Proteins encoded in a region of the Gallalistipes aquisgranensis genome:
- the purH gene encoding bifunctional phosphoribosylaminoimidazolecarboxamide formyltransferase/IMP cyclohydrolase, giving the protein MKKIKSALISVYYKDGLDEIVRKLAACGVEIYSTGGTLKFIEGLGVGARSVEGLTGYPSILGGRVKTLHPKVFGGILARRDNEGDREQLAQYEIPEIDLVIVDLYPFEQTVASGADDQAIIEKIDIGGISLIRAAAKNYKDVVIVGSVDQYAELYELLEKQECATTLEQRRRFAAHAFNVSSHYDTAIFRYFNRTENIPAFKASHKEGVTLRYGENPHQAAVFYGDLDAMFEKLHGKEISYNNMLDIDAAVNLIEEFSEPTFAILKHNNACGIATRSTLAEAYKAALAADPVSAFGGVLICNREMDKATAEEVTKLFAEVVIAPGYADGVLEILETKKNRIILRMKDTTRCPKQFRSMLNGVAVQDRDLKVGGRDTEMKTVTRAVPTEAQMKDMIFANILVKHSKSNAIVLAKDNTILASGVGQTSRVDALKQAIEKAKGFGFDLKGAVMASDAFFPFADCVEIAHAEGIDAVIQPGGSVRDNESIEYCDAHGMTMVFTGMRHFKH; this is encoded by the coding sequence GTGAAAAAGATCAAGAGTGCGTTAATATCTGTTTATTACAAAGATGGACTGGATGAAATCGTCCGCAAACTGGCCGCTTGCGGCGTTGAGATATACTCTACGGGAGGAACCCTGAAGTTTATCGAGGGGCTGGGCGTCGGGGCCCGTTCCGTGGAGGGCCTGACGGGGTATCCCTCGATTCTGGGCGGACGGGTCAAGACCCTGCATCCCAAAGTGTTCGGAGGTATCCTGGCCCGCCGTGACAACGAGGGCGACCGGGAGCAGCTCGCCCAGTACGAAATTCCGGAGATCGACCTGGTGATCGTCGATCTCTATCCCTTCGAGCAGACGGTGGCTTCGGGTGCCGACGACCAGGCCATCATCGAGAAGATCGACATCGGCGGCATCTCCCTGATCCGGGCTGCCGCGAAGAACTACAAGGATGTGGTGATCGTGGGTTCGGTCGACCAGTATGCCGAACTGTACGAACTGCTCGAAAAGCAGGAGTGCGCCACCACGCTGGAGCAGCGCCGCCGTTTCGCCGCCCATGCCTTCAACGTAAGCTCGCACTACGATACGGCCATTTTCCGCTATTTCAACCGGACGGAGAACATTCCCGCCTTCAAGGCGAGCCACAAGGAGGGCGTGACGCTGCGTTACGGGGAGAATCCCCACCAGGCGGCCGTCTTCTACGGCGATCTGGATGCCATGTTCGAAAAGCTGCACGGCAAGGAGATCTCCTATAACAACATGCTGGACATCGACGCCGCAGTGAATCTGATCGAGGAGTTCTCGGAGCCGACCTTCGCCATTCTGAAGCACAACAACGCTTGCGGTATCGCCACGCGTTCCACGCTGGCGGAGGCCTACAAGGCGGCGCTGGCGGCCGATCCCGTATCGGCGTTCGGCGGCGTGCTGATCTGTAACCGCGAGATGGACAAGGCCACGGCCGAGGAGGTGACCAAGCTCTTCGCCGAGGTGGTGATCGCTCCGGGCTATGCCGACGGCGTGCTGGAGATTCTGGAGACCAAGAAGAACCGCATCATCCTGCGGATGAAGGACACGACCCGCTGTCCGAAGCAGTTCCGCAGCATGCTCAACGGCGTGGCCGTGCAGGACCGCGACCTGAAGGTGGGCGGACGCGATACGGAGATGAAGACCGTGACCAGGGCGGTGCCTACCGAGGCGCAGATGAAAGATATGATTTTCGCCAATATCCTGGTGAAACACTCCAAGAGCAACGCCATCGTGTTGGCCAAGGACAACACGATTCTGGCCAGCGGCGTGGGCCAGACCTCTCGGGTGGATGCGCTGAAGCAGGCCATCGAGAAGGCCAAGGGGTTCGGCTTCGACCTGAAGGGTGCCGTGATGGCGTCGGATGCCTTCTTCCCCTTCGCCGACTGTGTGGAGATCGCGCACGCCGAGGGAATCGACGCCGTGATCCAGCCGGGTGGTTCGGTGCGCGACAACGAGAGCATCGAGTATTGCGACGCCCACGGCATGACGATGGTCTTCACGGGCATGCGCCATTTCAAGCATTAG
- a CDS encoding rod shape-determining protein: protein MGLFSLTQELAIDLGTANTIIIHNGKIVVDEPSIVALDFHSGKLVAIGNQARQMHGKTHQNIKTIRPLKDGVIADFNATELMLRGMIKKVKTSGHLFSPSLKMVICIPSGSTNVEIRAVRDSAEHAGGREVYMIYEPMAAALGAGLDVEAPEGHMIIDIGGGTTEIACISLGGIVCSESINVAGDVFTEDIQSYVRQQHNIRIGERTAEDIKIAVGAAVSELEDEPEDFQVTGPNILTSLPSTLSLSYSEVAYALEKSLVKIDATVMKVLEMVPPELYTDIVRKGVYLAGGGALLKGLDKRLSEKTNIPFVIAEDPLRAVARGTGIALKNINKFSFLMK, encoded by the coding sequence ATGGGACTTTTTTCATTGACACAGGAACTGGCGATCGACCTGGGGACGGCCAATACGATCATTATCCATAACGGGAAGATCGTGGTGGACGAACCTTCGATCGTGGCCCTCGACTTCCACAGCGGCAAGCTGGTGGCGATCGGTAACCAGGCCCGCCAGATGCACGGCAAGACCCACCAGAATATCAAGACGATCCGCCCGCTCAAGGACGGCGTGATCGCCGACTTCAACGCCACGGAGCTGATGCTGCGCGGCATGATCAAGAAGGTGAAGACCTCGGGCCATCTGTTCAGTCCTTCGCTCAAGATGGTGATCTGCATTCCGTCGGGCTCGACCAACGTGGAGATCCGGGCGGTGCGCGATTCGGCCGAGCACGCCGGAGGCCGGGAGGTGTACATGATCTACGAGCCGATGGCCGCCGCCCTGGGTGCCGGCCTCGACGTGGAGGCGCCCGAAGGCCACATGATCATCGACATCGGCGGCGGTACGACCGAGATCGCCTGCATCTCGCTGGGCGGTATCGTGTGCAGCGAGAGCATCAACGTGGCGGGCGACGTCTTTACCGAAGACATCCAGAGCTATGTCCGCCAGCAGCACAACATCCGCATCGGCGAGCGGACGGCCGAGGACATCAAGATCGCCGTGGGTGCCGCCGTGTCGGAACTGGAGGACGAACCGGAGGATTTCCAGGTGACGGGTCCCAACATTCTCACCTCCCTGCCTTCGACGCTGAGCCTCTCGTACAGCGAAGTGGCCTACGCGCTCGAAAAGTCGCTGGTGAAGATCGACGCCACCGTGATGAAGGTGCTGGAGATGGTTCCTCCGGAACTCTATACCGACATCGTGCGCAAGGGCGTTTACCTGGCCGGCGGCGGTGCCCTGCTCAAGGGGCTCGACAAGCGGCTGAGCGAAAAGACGAACATTCCGTTCGTGATCGCCGAGGACCCGCTGAGGGCCGTGGCTCGCGGAACCGGTATCGCGCTGAAGAATATCAACAAGTTCTCGTTCCTGATGAAGTGA
- a CDS encoding NAD(P)H-dependent glycerol-3-phosphate dehydrogenase, which translates to MGYTIDRDARCAVIGYGSWATALVKIILENETSVGWYIRNRDVLEHVKRYKTNPRYLRDVHFYTNNLKMSDDLDAVVREAEVIVLAVPSAFLKVTLEPLTEPLKDKFIISAIKGIIPGDYLTVAEYMNRTYGIPFDQIGIVTGPCHAEEVALERLSYLTMVCKEIGNARTLSEKLRTSYINVSCSTDIYGTEYAAVIKNIYAVAVGIAVGLGYGDNFLAVLISNAAMEMGRFLEGTYPAPRDINASAYLGDLLVTSYSQFSRNRTFGLMIGKGYSVKTAQIEMSMVAEGYYASECIHQINKRFGIDMPIAETVHRIVYENALPADAMRRLTKKLV; encoded by the coding sequence ATGGGATACACGATAGACAGGGACGCCCGCTGCGCCGTGATCGGATATGGCAGCTGGGCCACAGCCCTGGTAAAGATCATTCTCGAAAACGAAACCTCCGTGGGATGGTACATCCGCAACCGCGACGTACTGGAGCACGTGAAGCGATACAAGACCAATCCGCGCTACCTGCGCGACGTCCATTTCTACACCAACAACCTCAAGATGTCGGACGACCTGGACGCCGTGGTGCGCGAGGCGGAGGTCATCGTGCTGGCCGTTCCCTCGGCTTTTCTGAAAGTGACGCTGGAGCCTCTCACCGAACCGCTGAAGGACAAGTTCATCATTTCGGCCATCAAGGGGATCATCCCCGGCGACTACCTCACCGTAGCCGAGTACATGAACCGCACCTACGGCATTCCCTTCGACCAGATCGGGATCGTCACCGGGCCCTGCCACGCCGAGGAAGTGGCGCTCGAAAGGCTCTCCTATCTGACGATGGTCTGCAAGGAGATCGGGAACGCCCGCACCCTCAGCGAAAAACTCCGGACCAGCTACATCAACGTCAGCTGCTCGACCGACATCTACGGCACGGAGTATGCGGCCGTCATCAAGAACATCTACGCCGTGGCGGTGGGAATCGCCGTGGGGCTGGGATACGGCGACAACTTCCTGGCCGTGCTGATCTCGAATGCGGCCATGGAGATGGGCCGTTTCCTCGAAGGGACCTATCCCGCCCCGCGGGACATCAACGCCTCGGCCTATCTGGGCGACCTGCTGGTGACCTCCTACTCCCAGTTCAGCCGCAACCGCACCTTCGGACTGATGATCGGGAAAGGCTATTCGGTCAAGACGGCCCAGATCGAGATGAGCATGGTGGCCGAAGGGTACTACGCCTCGGAGTGTATCCACCAGATCAACAAACGGTTCGGGATCGACATGCCCATCGCCGAGACCGTACACCGGATCGTCTACGAAAACGCCCTGCCGGCCGATGCCATGCGCCGTCTGACCAAGAAATTAGTTTAA